Proteins from a single region of Theileria parva strain Muguga chromosome 1, complete sequence, whole genome shotgun sequence:
- the GSH2 gene encoding glutathione synthase ATP binding domain protein, translated as MTIFLRELAKLLKSFVICKVDENSDKIKIPSDYTLLPNEQNFEICVDTARNFLFKGGMIQKFELINNLPENSSEKFQLEAYDGILTMVNFVLFPLPFPLKCYEDCCLTSTILVEIVDEMSVDLELLNDVFSPLLKYDKFVRDLLQISNEVYGSGARNIKDDLRTYICRSDYFIHIDNLTKNKTQENEFCKTCYYNHCLCHFSETNNYTENKQLEFKLVEFNNTASSVSYLSGLMHRVHAKLLNTYLIDLHDLDDKHAEKLLLEKEKLHVYNNPDTCFTYPIYESHRMYLDRYNPIFGKNRVCVFLVVRNNLNNYYDTYFMANDVFDKYGVHVKTVTPRQMIQWMKKRIFLLVRDWEYNSDGTVKLLKYADSTVKLHPGRLVIIMGSKPGLNRLNRSDCFEVSTVYSRDYYDPKLMESEERVLMRKFLEFSDAVKIPTTVAQLVNTKRAQMYFSKPENTEKLVSLYNKRVKGVNRNADVLDLVKQTAILQVDPSLESSLHVVKDAIQNPSDYILKNNGEGGSACIFGVEISERLRAGLNNKEELCQYVLMKKIKPPSQPALFVRNLKNGSFEVKGHNSLTELGVYHYAIYDGDECIANEQNGYLARTKPEFATGGGLGAGFGYVNSLLLF; from the exons ATGACTATTTTTCTTAGAGAATTGGCCAAACTTCTAAAGAGTTTCGTAATCTGTAAAGTTGATGAAAATTCTGACAAGATTAAGATTCCATCGGACTACACTCTCCTTCCAAACGAGCAGAACTTTGAAATATGTGTCGACACTGCAAGgaattttttgtttaaagGAGGAATGATCCAAAAATTTgaactaataaataatttgcCAGAAAATTCATCGGAAAAGTTCCAACTTGAGGCCTATGATGGCATTCTTACGATGGTAAACTTTGTTTTGTTCCCATTACCATTTCCTCTAAAATGCTACGAGGATTGTTGTTTAACATCTACTATTCTAGTTGAGATAGTTGATGAAATGTCTGTTGACCTTGAGTTACTGAATGATGTTTTCAGTCCACTTCTGAAGTATGATAAGTTTGTCAGAGACTTACTCCAGATTTCAAACGAGGTTTATGGTTCTGGAGCTAGAAATATCAAAGATGACCTCAGAACATACATATGCAGATCCGATTACTTTATACACATTGATAACCTTACAAAGAATAAAACACaagaaaatgaattttGTAAAACATGTTATTATAATCATTGTCTGTGTCATTTTTCAGAAACCAACAATTACACAG aaaacAAACAATTGGAATTCAAGTTGGTTGAATTTAACAACACAGCATCTTCTGTATCATATCTTTCAGGACTAATGCACAGGGTCCATGCGAAACTGCTAAATACCTATCTTATTGATTTACATGATTTGGATGATAAACATGCTGAGAAGCTTTTGTTAGAGAAGGAAAAACTTCACGTATATAATAACCCTGATACTTGTTTCACGTACCCGATATATGAATCGCATAGAATGTATCTTGATAGATACAATCCCATATTTGGAAAAAACAGAGTTTGCGTGTTCCTTGTTGTTAGAAACAATCTCAACAATTACTATGATACCTATTTTATGGCGAATGATGtgtttgataaatatgGTGTTCATGTAAAAACTGTAACTCCTAGACAAATGATACAATGGATGAAGAAGAGAATTTTTCTTCTGGTTAGGGATTGGGAATACAATAGTGACGGAACAGTCAAATTGTTAAAGTATGCTGATAGTACCGTTAAACTTCATCCTGGGAGAttggtaataataatggGCTCAAAACCAGGCTTAAACCGTTTAAACAGGAGTGATTGTTTTGAAGTTAGTACAGTGTATTCCAGAGACTACTACGACCCAAAGCTTATGGAATCAGAAGAAAGAGTCCTGATGAGAAAATTTCTTGAATTTTCAGATGCTGTTAAAATCCCAACGACTGTGGCCCAACTTGTCAATACTAAACGTGCTCAGATGTACTTTAGCAAACCAGAAAACACTGAAAAATTAGTATCTTTATACAATAAAAGAGTTAAG GGTGTCAACAGGAACGCAGATGTGTTAGACCTTGTTAAGCAAACCGCCATCCTACAAGTCGATCCATCACTGGAATCGAGTTTACATGTTGTAAAAGATGCGATTCAAAACCCATCTgactatatacttaaaaaCAACGGCGAAGGTGGATCCGCCTGCATATTTGGAGTTGAAATTTCCGAGAGGTTAAGAGCCGGTTTGAATAACAAAGAAGAGTTATGTCAATATGTTTTaatgaagaaaattaaaccGCCTTCACAACCAGCCTTGTTTGTAAGGAACTTGAAGAATGGGTCATTTGAAGTTAAGGGTCATAATAGTCTAACCGAACTTGGAGTGTATCACTATGCAATATATGATGGAGACGAGTGCATAGCTAATGAACAGAATGGATATTTGGCAAGAACTAAACCAGAATTTGCAACAGGAGGAGGATTGGGAGCGGGATTTGGGTATGTGAACTCTTTGTTACtgttttaa
- the GSH2 gene encoding glutathione synthase ATP binding domain protein: MSCLLSMFVDLYINFLENSRTQENKLKIPSQYKLTNSTSNWDLAVDCVRYLVFNGGLYQARGLITNLSNDLRENFHLEAYDSLLVMVNFVLFPLPFPLKCYEDCCLTSTILVEIVDEMSVDLELLNDVFSPLLKYDKFVRDLLQISNEVYGSGARNIKDDLRTYICRSDYFIHIDNLTKNKTQENEFCKTCLYDKCLCEFSRKNDTKDGHVAYKLVEINLGACSLSNYSRKLYKVHDKLLRTYLIDLHDLDDKQAKRLLLEKEKLHLYNNPDTCFTYPIYESHRMYLDRYNPIFGKNRVCGVLIPDINFFNFYDTYFISNDMFDKYGVHVKTATQPVLIEWMKSKTFLLVSDWEYNTDGTVKLLKYADYTSKLHPGRLVIIMGSQPDLNRLNKLECFEVSTVYSRDYYDSSEMVTDDSVFLRKFLEFSDAVKIPNTLAQLVNTKRAQMYFTKPENIERLVSSYNKRVKGIKRNNGMMDLVKQTTILQVDPSLESSSNIVKDAIQNPSEYILKPNREIGKGILFNVEISERLRAGLNNKEELCQYVLMKKIKPPSQPALFVKNLKNGSFEVKGHNSLTELGVYHYAIYDGDECIANEQNGYLARTKPEFATGGGLGSGHGFVGTLLLY; the protein is encoded by the exons ATGTCATGCCTGTTATCAATGTTTGTTGATCTTTACATCAACTTTCTTGAAAATTCTAGAACACAagaaaataagttaaaGATACCTTCTCAATATAAACTTACCAATAGCACTTCTAATTGGGATTTAGCCGTAGATTGTGTTAGGTATTTAGTGTTCAATGGAGGCCTGTACCAGGCTCGGGGCTTAATTACCAATCTCTCAAATGATTTGAGagaaaattttcatttagAAGCGTATGATTCTTTACTTGTAATGGTAAACTTCGTCTTGTTCCCATTACCATTTCCTCTAAAATGCTACGAGGATTGTTGTTTAACATCTACTATTCTAGTTGAGATAGTTGATGAAATGTCTGTTGACCTTGAGTTACTGAATGATGTTTTCAGTCCACTTCTGAAGTATGATAAGTTTGTCAGAGACTTACTCCAGATTTCAAACGAGGTTTATGGTTCTGGAGCTAGAAATATCAAAGATGACCTCAGAACATACATATGCAGATCCGATTACTTTATACACATTGATAACCTTACAAAGAATAAAACACaagaaaatgaattttGTAAAACATGTCTATACGATAAATGTTTATGTGAATTTAGTAGAAAAAATGATACTAAAG acGGCCACGTGGCGTACAAGTTAGTCGAGATAAACTTGGGGGCTTGCTCATTATCGAACTATTCACGCAAATTATACAAAGTACACGATAAACTACTACGGACTTATCTTATTGATTTACATGATTTGGATGATAAGCAGGCCAAGAGGCTTTTGTTAGAGAAGGAAAAACTacatttatacaataatcCTGATACTTGTTTCACATACCCAATATATGAATCACATAGAATGTATCTCGATAGATACAATCCCATATTTGGTAAAAACAGAGTTTGTGGAGTTTTAATTCCAGATATCAACTTTTTCAACTTTTATGACACATATTTCATATCAAATGACATGTTCGATAAATACGGAGTTCATGTGAAAACAGCAACGCAGCCTGTGCTTATAGAGTGGATGAAGAGTAAGACTTTTTTGTTGGTTAGTGATTGGGAATACAATACAGACGGAACTGTCAAACTATTAAAGTATGCCGATTATACGAGTAAACTTCATCCTGGGAGAttggtaataataatggGCTCACAACCAGACCTAAACCGCCTGAACAAACTTGAATGTTTTGAAGTTAGTACAGTATATTCGAGAGATTATTATGATTCGTCTGAAATGGTTACTGATGATTCTGTGTTTCTAAGAAAATTTCTTGAGTTTTCAGATGCTGTTAAAATCCCAAATACTTTGGCTCAACTGGTAAACACTAAACGAGCACAGATGTACTTCACCAAACCAGAAAACATTGAAAGATTGGTATCTTCATACAATAAAAGGGTAAAG GGTATCAAGAGGAATAATGGAATGATGGACCTGGTTAAACAAACTACTATTCTACAAGTCGATCCATCACTGGAATCGAGTtcaaatattgtaaaaGATGCTATTCAAAACCCATCTGAGTACATTTTGAAGCCGAACAGAGAAATTGGCAAAGGCATTTTGTTTAATGTCGAAATTTCCGAGAGGTTAAGGGCCGGTCTGAATAACAAGGAGGAACTATGTCAATATGTTTTaatgaagaaaattaaaccGCCTTCACAACCAGCCTTGTTTGTAAAGAACTTGAAGAATGGGTCATTTGAAGTTAAGGGCCATAATAGTCTAACTGAACTTGGAGTATACCACTATGCAATATATGATGGAGACGAGTGTATAGCTAATGAACAGAATGGATATTTAGCAAGAACTAAACCAGAATTTGCAACAGGAGGAGGATTGGGATCTGGTCACGGATTTGTTGGTACCCTGTTATTATATTAG
- a CDS encoding Prefoldin subunit family protein, whose protein sequence is MEDLINEINSLREKHREQTIVHSQLLTQQNESTAALNEIKLVEDDTKIFKATGPILTSQTKEDAVSTISKRLEYINTEIETVDKSITTLQSKIEEKCKKLEALKAKNTPTVPAST, encoded by the exons ATGGAAGATTTGATAAATGAAATCAATTCCCTAAGGGAAA AACACCGAGAACAGACAATAGTCCACTCACAACTTTTAACTCAACAGAATGAGTCTACAGCTGCCCTAAAC GAGATAAAACTAGTGGAAGATGAtacaaaaattttcaaGGCAACTGGACCGATTTTAACATCTCAGACAAAGGAAGATGCAGTGAGCACAATCTCAAAGCGTTTAGAATATATTAACACTGAAAT AGAAACTGTTGACAAGTCAATTACAACACTGCAGTCTAAAATTGAGGAGAAATGTaaaaag CTTGAGGCACTAAAGGCCAAAAACACTCCCACCGTACCTGCTAGCACATAA
- the DUS1 gene encoding tRNA-dihydrouridine(16/17) synthase [NAD(P)(+)]: MLSTEPSDLSNESMDPWSFWKSINSPKFIVAPMVDQSELPFRLLCRRYSADLAYTPMLHAKIFSENENYRNIHFHTSSDDKPLIAQFCGNDPNAFILASSYIKNDVSAIDINLGCPQGIARKGRYGSFLLEYPQLINEIVRSLTQTGINVTCKIRKVEKDCLQSTLNLCYSLEASGCKALTVHGRHRSETKTRISECDWDSIKIIKSKVNIPVIANGGIETFEDVKRCLEYTGADAVMSSEAILENPYLFSGKIYNNIDIFEEYLSILKGSPRQKISCIKGHAFKILYKYINQHHDIRTAISNANTIKKFENKRSFKDNTFISGYMV; this comes from the exons ATGTTATCTACTGAACCTTCTGATTTATCGAATGAAAGCATGGACCCGTGGTCCTTTTGGAAGTCAATAAATAGCCCAAAGTTCATAGTGGCCCCAATGGTTGATCAGAGTGAACTCCCATTTAG GCTACTATGTAGACGATACTCTGCCGATCTGGCATACACTCCTATGTTACACGCTAA GATTTTCTCAGAAAATGAAAACTATCGCAATATCCACTTCCACACATCTAGTGATGATAAACCATTAATTGCTCAATTTTGCG gAAATGATCCAAACGCCTTTATTTTAGCATCATCATATATAAAAAACGATGTTTCTGCAATTGATATTAACTTAGGATGCCCACag GGGATTGCAAGAAAGGGAAGATATGGCTCATTTTTGCTGGAATATCCTCAATTAATAAA TGAAATTGTTAGAAGTCTGACACAAACTGGGATAAACGTAACTTGCAAAATTAGAAAAGTAGAAAAGGACTGTTTACAGTcaacattaaatttgtgCTATTCACTAGAG gCGAGTGGCTGTAAGGCCTTAACAGTACACGGCAGACATAGAAGCGAAACTAAAACGAGAATAAGTGAGTGTGATTGGGACTCAATTAAGATAATTAAATCAAAAGTCAATATTCCTG TAATCGCAAATGGAGGAATTGAAACCTTTGAAGATGTTAAAAGATGTCTAGAATATACAGG TGCTGACGCAGTAATGTCGTCTGAAGCTATACTTGAGAACCCATACCTTTTCTCAGggaaaatatataataacattGACATATTCGAAGAGTACTTATCAATTCTCAAAgg ATCCCCAAGACAAAAAATCAGCTGTATCAAAGGTCACgcatttaaaattctttaCAAGTACATTAATCAGCACCATGATATCAGAACCGCAATATCAAACgctaatactattaagaAATTTGAGAAT AAACGTAGTTTCAAAGACAACACTTTCATATCCGGATACATGGTATAG
- a CDS encoding Kinase binding protein CGI-121 family protein has translation MVNKNPNYGTFINSFKFSDDLEDSTERNLDVYITLYSKIANIGPVLDYALNVNDYNKPLNSEDSFNSIKNPKSILDFNVLFLVLRPSLILSTDHLLHSVARALTNVLNSKPVSSNFTTEVAFMLSGSSSVAKSLERVLLSKSDKFSPALIVTLVQNKSKDNILDIIDGVQDDISNLDKYTKVDELIKEFKITQEELRLPGGLEASILCRIGVKRI, from the exons atggtTAATAAAAATCCAAATTATGGTACTTTTATCAATTCTTTCAAGTTTTCCGATGATTTGGAGGATTCCACAGAGCGGAATCTCGATGTTTATATAACACTTTACTCTAAAATTGCAAATATTGGTCCTGTTTTGGACTACGCTTTAAATGTTAATGACTACAATAAGCCTTTAAACTCTGAAGATTCTTTTAATTCTATCAAGAATCCAAAATCTATCTTAGATTTCAATGTTTTATTTCTAGTTCTGAGACCTAGTTTG ataCTCTCTACTGATCATTTACTTCATTCCGTAGCTCGGGCTCTAACTAACGTTTTAAACTCTAAACCTGTTTCCAGCAACTTTACTACTGAAGTTGCCTTTATGTTATCTGGATCTTCTAGt GTTGCAAAATCACTAGAACgtgttttattatcaaaaaGCGATAAATTTAGCCCAGCCCTAATTGTTACTCTTGTACAAAATAag TCTAAGGATAACATCTTGGATATCATTGATGGAGTTCAAGATGACATTTCCAACCTTGATAAATACACCAAGGTTGACGAACTTATAAAG gaatttaaaattacacaaGAAGAGCTTAGACTCCCTGGGGGATTAGAGGCTTCGATTTTGTGCAGAATTGGAGTTAAAAGAATATAA
- the PIP5K7 gene encoding MORN repeat family protein: MVRRFFESRSSKSKAGSKDKKVEESTLADDFVEILDLNVGSSKPPDPKPSDPKPEKVGSESDLLIFTQDSTFKEPLKEIAIDAVPMDFTDTTPQSVTDTDKLTSTSFDSKVTLSAEQSDELDSLDYLDFESAAFEEHKNRERLDSFSENDSLPGFPPSETKLIPEPEDTDKTDLTKEEFKETEFTKFYDNLYSTELHGDTIVGAFIISHRDSKSEYLFSYPPILNPNQKHDTKSLKVQYKTESYTANRDTDSELQSCLHLLPELALGAKKSNSLVDFVHFVLPTAATNVLYGTSYVIQLAEEIQLKNGEPEKNLSESLEPTETTEQTEPTGNENENENEVKEKNEEPVLVDTGSDEPPKPIVKKTSSQSPNGQFVAICLVYKVPFFGLIGSRLEYLAQAYFDNKNFYDHSLLLSFVEHVNRNDKVEDWSYESLFFNLEYHFKPFSLCLSYRALLFLLKSVLTEQRIMIYSECAARTSTCILSLLTMIPCASSLNFNSKAFGSLWFNWKKYGFPLDLFRSDNPIYPYFTESMPPLLNKMSGYLIGVSDLKILNKLSNPPTLIFDLEEEIIRLRTRELLGYYSPSFYEISFFDDFELLDELEIDDEPLKMVMDTSENIFHFVGDYLSRAPSTIIELGGKASKIYHMGRRLGMRRHKESYLRLFDIYFPGALPKFLRFSKKKSKSKKKKEKEPEKTGETEGKDEDVEKDDSKEERDDDVDKTEDTGEPVEKADTIERDQDLEKTVETVGNQEDLVKMEQNDEEEEEKMAQSDGELDKPGQPDGDKEDVDKFSDVGENDVVGAQDRASEYKKVKGFDPLGELKAQWDELTKIVDDDPNPSQVVKEEEEVSSVEENPTFTFDVMFEKMMKRSTKYTYLGYVQYLQYEDVKDRNKEIEYAILTRIQPLRDFLLKFLKSFAYAGGKGRRPYHLVMDFFFELDSVIDFNNPVDGVYIVRGDKYLRGSMQELPDSDVEDHQPIDDAQRKSYIMEGDQEVKIKLPSILATHIVEIQNNYSLDFVELWIQTHNFKDFYMNHNLEVFNEPVFYLSQNVAKYTYPNGDFYVGELVDMLRDGKGSYVSKDGSRYDGGWLRDKRHGKGTLITNDIKYTGDWLNDKKHGFGRLETRTYTYVGDFRHNRCHGNGTMSYKNGVKQKGEFKHGKFEGKGMMTMPDGSVRMGNFKNGVIFGVCSVIDKTGRVYVGQLHGDLFHGKGILKYNKSTSFEGYWVKGRRVNQGMINTIISGSPLRVEAVWQDDNMLMNEVSIKFPNGFKYNGSLRFYPHQTLDMNELKDDLEFMKLDPMINEEDLKLFAQEFDKLDNKLLPHGPGIYKDTKGEVYNGLFFYGSKHGNMSQVFPNGIIYTGQYHLGRLHGRGTFQLLTKRTLEVKFNRGNLETDLDAQDHSYIKQFLEQDYPTFVEEFVKYKLDSLLDVMRRSNILGVNM, translated from the exons atggTAAGACGTTTCTTCGAATCAAGGAGTAGTAAGTCTAAGGCTGGTTCAAAAGATAAAAAGGTCGAAGAATCTACTTTGGCGGATGATTTTGTTGAAATTTTGGACCTGAATGTTGGAAGTTCTAAGCCTCCAGACCCAAAACCGTCTGATCCTAAACCAGAGAAAGTAGGAAGTGAGTCAGATTTGCTTATATTTACCCAAGATTCAACTTTTAAAGAACCCCTAAAGGAGATCGCAATTGATGCAGTTCCAATGGACTTTACTGATACCACCCCTCAGTCAGTAACTGACACAGATAAACTAACATCAACCTCATTTGACTCCAAAGTAACACTAAGTGCTGAACAGTCTGATGAACTTGATTCACTGGATTACTTGGACTTTGAATCTGCTGCTTTTGAAGAACATAAAAATAGAGAACGACTTGATTCTTTTTCAGAAAATGATTCACTTCCTGGCTTTCCACCTTCAGAAACTAAGCTTATTCCTGAGCCAGAAGACACAGATAAAACAGATTTAACTAAGGAAGAGTTTAAAGAGACAGAgtttaccaaattttatgataatttgtattCAACAGAACTTCACGGGGACACTATAGTGGGCGCTTTTATCATTAGTCACAGGGATTCAAAGAGTGAATACCTTTTTTCATACCCTCCAATATTGAATCCGAATCAGAAACATGATACCAAGTCACTTAAAGTTCAATAC aaaacGGAGTCCTATACTGCAAATAGGGATACTGATTCTGAACTACAGTCATGTTTACATTTATTGCCAGAGTTAGCGTTAGGAGCGAAGAAGAGTAATTCTCTAGTCGATTTTGTCCATTTCGTGCTTCCAACAGCAGCTACTAATGTTCTTTATGGAACAAGCTATGTAATCCAATTAGCAGAAGaaatacaattaaaaaatggaGAACctgaaaaaaatttatcagAATCACTAGAACCAACTGAAACAACGGAACAAACTGAACCAACTGGtaatgaaaatgaaaatgaaaatgaagTGAAAGAGAAAAATGAAGAACCAGTTTTAGTTGATACGGGTTCTGATGAACCACCAAAGCCAATTGTTAAGAAAACTAGTTCTCAGTCACCTAATGGCCAATTTGTTGCTATATGTCTGGTATATAAAGTGCCATTCTTCGGACTAATAGGATCAAGACTAGAATACTTAGCTCAAGCTTATTTTGATAATAAGAACTTTTATGA TCACTCTCTGTTATTATCATTTGTGGAGCATGTGAACAGGAATGATAAAGTCGAGGAT TGGAGTTACGAATCTTTGTTCTTTAATTTGGAGTATCACTTTAAGCCCTTTTCACTATGTTTATCATACA GGGCATTGTTGTTTTTGTTAAAGTCTGTTCTGACAGAGCAGAGAATTATGATATATTCAGAATGCGCAGCTAGGACAAGCACTTGTATACTGTCACTATTAACTATGATCCCGTGTGCAAGTTCACTGAATTTTAACTCTAAGGCATTTGGATCACTTTGGTTTAACTGGAAAAAGTATGGATTCCCACTGGACCTTTTCAGATCAGATAACCCAATTTATCCATACTTTACAGAATCAATGCCTCCGTTACTGAATAAGATGTCGGGATACTTGATTGGAGTTAGTGATTTGAAGATTCTGAATAAGCTTAGTAACCCGCCGACATTGATTTTTGACTTGGAAGAGGAGATAATTAGACTGAGAACTAGAGAACTTTTGGGTTACTATTCCCCTTCATTCTATGAAATAAGCTTCTTTGACGATTTCGAGCTATTGGATGAACTTGAAATTGATGATGAGCCTTTGAAAATGGTCATGGACACCAGTGAGAACATATTCCATTTTGTGGGAGATTATCTATCGCGAGCTCCTTCAACTATCATAGAACTGGGCGGAAAGGCGAGTAAGATATACCACATGGGAAGGAGACTGGGAATGAGAAGGCACAAGGAGAGTTATTTGCGTCTATTTGATATATATTTTCCTGGAGCACTGCCTAAATTTCTTAGGTTCTCGAAAAAAAAGTCAAAATCCAAAAAgaaaaaagaaaaagagCCCGAAAAAACTGGAGAAACCGAGGGAAAAGATGAAGATGTTGAGAAGGATGATTCAAAGGAGGAAAGGGATGATGATGTGGATAAAACTGAAGACACTGGGGAACCTGTTGAAAAGGCTGATACCATAGAAAGGGATCAGGACCTGGAAAAAACGGTAGAAACTGTAGGAAATCAAGAAGACCTAGTTAAAATGGAACaaaatgatgaagaagaggaagaaAAAATGGCTCAAAGTGATGGTGAGCTAGATAAGCCCGGACAACCTGATGGTGATAAGGAAGATGTGGATAAATTTTCAGATGTTGGTGAGAATGATGTGGTGGGAGCACAAGATAGAGCATCGGAATATAAAAAGGTTAAAGGGTTTGATCCGCTTGGAGAGTTAAAAGCTCAATGGGATGAGTTAACAAAGATAGTTGATGACGATCCTAACCCTTCACAAGTAGTGAAAGAAGAAGAGGAAGTGAGTTCAGTAGAAGAAAATCCAACCTTTACATTCGATGTAATGTTTGagaagatgatgaagaGGAGTACTAAGTATACATATTTAGGATATGTTCAGTATTTACAGTATGAGGATGTGAAGGACCGAAATAAGGAAATAGAATATGCAATTTTAACGAGAATTCAACCCTTGAGAGACTTTTTACTCAAATTTCTCAAATCATTCGCGTACGCAGGAGGGAAAGGAAGACGACCATATCATCTGGTAATGGACTTTTTTTTCGAATTAGACTCtgttattgattttaataacCCAGTTGACGGTGTGTATATTGTTAGAGGAGATAAGTATTTGAGAGGCTCTATGCAGGAATTACCAGATTCTGATGTTGAGGATCATCAACCTATAGATGACGCACAGAGAAAATCGTATATAATGGAAGGAGATCAGGAAGTAAAGATTAAACTCCCATCGATCCTTGCCACACATATTGTGGAGATCCAGAACAACTATTCTCTAGACTTTGTAGAACTATGGATACAAACACACAATTTTAAGGATTTTTATATGAACCATAACCTAGAAGTTTTCAATGAACCTGTGTTCTACCTTAGCCAAAACGTAGCTAAATATACATATCCCAACGGAGATTTCTACGTTGGAGAACTTGTAGACATGCTCAGAGATGGGAAAGGATCATACGTTTCCAAAGACGGTTctag ATATGATGGGGGATGGTTACGTGATAAAAGACATGGAAAAGGAACTTTAATAACAAATGATATCAAATACACCG GAGACTGGTTAAATGATAAGAAACATGGATTTGGAAGATTAGAAACGAGAACATATACATATGTGGGAGATTTCAGACATAACAGATGCCATGGCAAT gGAACAATGTCGTATAAAAATGGAGTGAAACAAAAGGGTGAATTTAAGCATGGAAAGTTCGAAGGGAAAGGGATGATGACGATGCCAGACGGATCAGTAAGGATGGGGAATTTTAAGAACGGAGTGATATTTGGAGTATGCTCAGTGATAGATAAGACAGGAAGAGTGTATGTGGGACAATTACATGGAGACTTGTTCCATGGAAAAGGCATTTTgaagtataataaaagcACATCATTTGAAGGATACTGGGTTAAAGGAAGAAGAGTTAACCAGGGTATGATAAACACCATAATATCCGGGTCACCCTTGAGAGTTGAAGCTGTGTGGCAAGATGATAACATGTTGATGAATGAGGTATCAATTAAATTCCCTAACGGATTCAAGTATAACGGAAGCTTGAGGTTTTATCCACACCAAACCTTAGATATGAATGAGCTTAAGGACGATTTGGAGTTTATGAAGTTAGACCCCATGATCAATGAAGAAGATTTGAAGCTATTTGCACAAGAGTTTGATAAACTCGATAATAAGCTGTTACCTCATGGACCTGGAATATATAAGGACACTAAAGGAGAAGTGTATAATGGGTTATTCTTTTATGGTTCTAAGCACGGAAATATGTCACAAGTGTTTCCAAACGGAATTATATACACAGGGCAGTATCACTTGGGAAGATTGCATGGAAGAGGAACATTCCAGTTGTTGACGAAAAGAACACTAGAAGTTAAGTTCAATAGAGGAAATCTAGAAACTGATTTGGATGCACAAGATCATTCATACATAAAACAATTCTTGGAACAGGATTATCCAACATTCGTGGAGGAATTTgtaaagtataaattagACTCTTTGTTAGATGTAATGAGAAGATCAAACATACTAGGAGTTAATATGTAA
- the TCTP gene encoding Translationally-controlled tumor protein-like protein, translating to MKVYKDLYSNDEVCSDAYDHHDPFDNADLSSVAFEVKTSKVPKGEEDYGIGYNDEEGADQMNVDPNVEMVVDVVDKFGLQSLSLTKKDYSSYIRKYIQRLVATLQEKNPERVEPFKTTVSDFVKHVLANFEDFEFYVGESLDYEAGLVYAYYKGEEVSPRLVFLKDGLVEERY from the exons ATGAAGGTTTACAAAGATTTGTACTCTAATGATGAAGTTTGCTCTGACGCATACGATCATCATGACCCATTCGATAATGCAGATCTTTCATCTG ttGCTTTTGAAGTAAAAACTTCAAAGGTTCCAAAAGGTGAAGAAGACTATGGAATCGGATACAA tgatGAAGAAGGGGCCGATCAAATGAATGTTGACCCCAATGTTGAAATGGTAGTAGATGTGGTTGATAAATTTGGCCTTCAATCCCTTTCATTGACGAAGAAGGATTACTCTTCCTACATTAGGAAGTACATTCAGAGATTAGTTGCCACTCTTCAGGAAAAGAACCCTGAGAGAGTAGAACCGTTTAAAACAACAGTTTCCGATTTCGTTAAACATGTTCTCGCAAATTTTGAGGATTTTGAGTTTTACGTTGGAGAATCCTTGGACTACGAGGCAGGACTCGTTTACGCCTATTACAAGGGCGAAGAAGTCTCACCGAGGCTTGTTTTCCTCAAAGACGGACTTGTAGAAGAGCGTTACTAA